A genomic window from Motilibacter aurantiacus includes:
- a CDS encoding type I polyketide synthase has product MSSTTREEPALSSMHTAVAGIGCRFPGASSPEEFWRMLMDGVDGISEVPADRWNAASFYSPGNGSGKTRTKWGGFVEGVDRFDAEFFGISPREAERMDPQQRLLLEVTHEAFEDAGIPLAGLVGTRVGVYVGGFTLDYMLMQLGGTDYRGVEPHTATGSMMTLLANRLSYVYGFNGPSVTVDTACSSSLTAAHLAHQALSNDECDLAVVAGVNALLTPAYTIAESRAGMLSPTGRSRAFDSRADGYVRGEGAGAVVLRRAAEMRESGRRYYAVIRGSAVNQDGRSEGLTVPNGSAQQELLRRALEQAGVRPHQVALIEAHGTGTPVGDPIEANAVGAVLREGRAAGERCFLGSVKTNIGHLEAAAGVAGLIKASLELFHGQVPPHLHLETPNPAIDLDRLQLRIPTSPTALRPEDRFACVNSFGFGGSNAHVVLERPAVRAIPRPRAQDAVPAGATLLPLSVRASAALPQLASAYAGLLAGTSVPPAQVAATAALRRDHHPVRAAVVGTSVEDLVAALAQVDGAGAAPAQEGPLVLVYSGMGPQWPGMGRELYATEPVFRAAVDEIAALGDPVSGWSLVSAFTGELAPERMEETEVAQPANFALQVGLTRLWRSWGVAPDLVVGHSAGEPAAAWAAGVLSLPDAMTVSYARSMTQQLTTGKGRLLAVGEPLDALRARLARHPERRVDLAAVNSPTAITVVGDDGSIAGLAAELSAEEVFCRELAVKVPYHSFYMEEIHDDLLARLAGITPAAGHTPIVSTVTGQLREGAAFDAGYWYANVRQPVRFADAVGTLLGLGARTFLELGPHPVLTRSVLETAEAQGVADVRAASSLRRQAPEREALLRAAGEAYSWGVELDWEALLGAEPAEVALPSYPWQRRRHWAETPDSARRSAARPHPLLWRRIEGAGLEWEADLDAPHLGWLLDHRIEDEIVFPAAGYTELAVWAGRESYGTADGIVFQDLRFRKALYLEPGDQPQVRLTFDPATGEFEVSSARRGTLDWTAHSTGRLSLGRATGLEVPALEPLHAPALGADAVYAQLRGLGLNYGPEFRMIEELRRDGTQAVARVRLSATESAAVDDYVIHPLVIDAAFQVLALAALPGSEGRTFMPVEVAEGRVHGRVPAELVMRAEVRESADGGSIEGDIFAYAPDGTPVLRILGCRAQDVQAAPAATAPMGHYTVEWREAEEELPAPPRPAGRWVLVGEHGFGDALAAALTAAGAAVERWTGTLGTLELRERAAAAADVRGVVGLGALSVGPGAGPDAGVAAGVQAMRLFQAWADGGQAEPPRLWLVTERAQPVMGTVGNALQAVVWGVGRVGGHVELPSLWGGLVDIDGASVPNAELVAAQLLSGDSEDQVGVYAGRRHVPRMVEAPVGRGACAPFRRDGAYLVTGGLGALGLVVAGWMVERGARHVVLVGRQGLPPRSEWPASTDARVRAVMALEAKGASVEVHSCDVADVGALTELRDRRDREGRVPIRGVVHSAGTSIPKLLVSMTDDDFRSIARAKVQGGWALDQVFSTGLDLFVLFSSIASLVVSAGQANYAAGNAYLDALASERHGRGEPATSVNWGPWGDVGMATQLDLVSFFVSRGLHPTTSAQGTAALGQLLASGLAQVAPIAPDWPTAVASYPLGLAPRMLDDLRAAAPTVAEQGGAGSVMGRLDEADEAERPAIVADSVRGLAAGVLRYAAGDLPGGTPLTSLGLDSMIAIELKGRLEKALRVNVPIVSLLKGATLDELVTACQDQIEQRRAAPELDEEIAAVLAAAEGVDIADMVGAATDEH; this is encoded by the coding sequence ATGAGTTCGACGACGCGCGAGGAGCCCGCCTTGTCCAGCATGCACACGGCAGTCGCAGGAATCGGTTGCCGGTTCCCGGGAGCCAGCTCTCCCGAGGAGTTCTGGCGGATGCTGATGGACGGCGTCGACGGCATCAGCGAGGTGCCGGCCGACCGGTGGAACGCCGCGTCGTTCTACTCGCCGGGCAACGGCAGCGGCAAGACGCGGACCAAGTGGGGCGGCTTCGTCGAAGGGGTCGACCGGTTCGACGCCGAGTTCTTCGGCATCTCACCCCGTGAGGCCGAGCGCATGGACCCGCAGCAGCGGCTGCTGCTCGAGGTGACCCACGAGGCGTTCGAGGACGCCGGCATCCCGCTGGCCGGCCTCGTGGGCACGCGGGTCGGCGTCTACGTTGGCGGCTTCACCCTCGACTACATGCTCATGCAGCTCGGCGGGACGGACTACCGCGGGGTCGAGCCGCACACCGCGACCGGCTCGATGATGACGCTGCTGGCCAACCGGTTGTCCTACGTCTACGGCTTCAACGGGCCGAGCGTGACGGTCGACACCGCCTGCTCGTCCAGCCTCACCGCCGCCCACCTGGCGCACCAGGCGCTGAGCAACGACGAGTGCGACCTCGCCGTCGTGGCCGGTGTCAACGCTCTGCTCACCCCCGCGTACACGATCGCGGAGTCGCGGGCCGGGATGCTCTCGCCCACCGGCCGCTCCCGGGCCTTCGACTCGCGGGCCGACGGCTACGTGCGCGGCGAGGGCGCCGGCGCGGTGGTGCTGCGCCGGGCCGCCGAGATGCGGGAGAGCGGGCGTCGCTACTACGCGGTGATCCGGGGCAGTGCCGTCAACCAGGACGGCCGCAGCGAGGGCCTCACGGTGCCGAACGGCTCGGCCCAGCAGGAGCTTCTGCGCCGTGCGCTGGAGCAGGCGGGGGTGCGGCCGCACCAGGTCGCGCTCATCGAGGCGCACGGCACCGGCACGCCGGTGGGCGACCCCATCGAGGCGAACGCCGTCGGTGCCGTGCTGCGCGAGGGCCGGGCGGCGGGGGAGCGCTGCTTCCTCGGCTCGGTGAAGACCAACATCGGGCACCTGGAGGCGGCGGCCGGGGTCGCCGGGCTCATCAAGGCATCCCTGGAGCTCTTCCACGGCCAGGTCCCGCCGCACCTGCACCTCGAGACGCCGAACCCGGCGATCGACCTCGACCGGTTGCAGCTGCGCATCCCGACCAGCCCCACCGCGCTGCGCCCGGAGGACCGCTTCGCCTGTGTGAACTCCTTCGGCTTCGGCGGGTCCAACGCGCACGTCGTCCTCGAGCGTCCTGCGGTCCGCGCCATCCCGCGCCCGCGGGCCCAGGATGCCGTACCGGCCGGGGCGACCCTGCTGCCGCTGTCCGTGCGGGCCTCCGCCGCCCTGCCGCAACTGGCGTCCGCGTACGCCGGCCTGCTGGCCGGCACGTCCGTCCCGCCGGCGCAGGTCGCCGCCACCGCCGCGCTGCGACGTGACCATCACCCGGTGCGGGCGGCGGTCGTCGGCACGTCGGTCGAGGACCTCGTTGCCGCTCTGGCGCAGGTCGACGGCGCGGGCGCTGCCCCTGCGCAGGAAGGCCCGCTCGTCCTCGTCTACAGCGGGATGGGCCCGCAGTGGCCGGGGATGGGCCGCGAGCTCTACGCCACCGAGCCCGTCTTCAGAGCCGCCGTCGACGAGATCGCGGCTCTCGGCGACCCGGTCTCGGGCTGGTCGCTGGTGTCCGCCTTCACCGGCGAGCTGGCGCCCGAGCGCATGGAGGAGACGGAGGTCGCGCAGCCGGCCAACTTCGCGCTGCAGGTCGGCCTCACCCGGCTGTGGCGCAGCTGGGGCGTCGCGCCGGACCTGGTCGTGGGGCACAGCGCCGGCGAGCCGGCCGCCGCCTGGGCCGCGGGAGTGCTCTCGCTGCCGGACGCGATGACGGTCAGCTACGCGCGGAGCATGACCCAGCAGCTGACCACCGGCAAGGGCCGGCTCCTGGCGGTCGGCGAGCCGCTCGACGCCCTCCGGGCCCGGCTCGCGCGCCATCCGGAGCGGCGGGTCGACCTGGCGGCGGTCAACAGCCCCACGGCGATCACGGTGGTGGGCGACGACGGGAGCATCGCTGGCCTCGCGGCCGAGCTGTCGGCCGAAGAGGTCTTCTGCCGTGAGCTCGCGGTCAAGGTGCCGTACCACAGCTTCTACATGGAAGAGATCCACGACGACCTGCTCGCCCGGCTCGCGGGCATCACCCCCGCGGCGGGGCACACGCCGATCGTCTCGACCGTCACCGGGCAGCTGCGCGAGGGCGCGGCGTTCGACGCGGGCTACTGGTACGCCAACGTCCGGCAGCCGGTCCGGTTCGCGGACGCCGTCGGCACCCTGCTCGGGCTGGGCGCCCGCACGTTCCTCGAGCTCGGCCCGCACCCGGTGCTGACCCGGTCGGTGCTGGAGACGGCGGAGGCGCAGGGCGTCGCGGACGTGCGCGCGGCCTCCTCGCTGCGGCGGCAGGCGCCGGAGCGCGAGGCCCTGCTGCGCGCGGCGGGTGAGGCGTACTCCTGGGGCGTGGAGCTCGACTGGGAGGCGCTGCTCGGCGCGGAGCCGGCCGAGGTCGCGCTCCCGAGCTACCCGTGGCAGCGGCGGCGGCACTGGGCCGAGACGCCCGACTCCGCTCGGCGGTCCGCGGCCCGCCCGCACCCGCTGCTGTGGCGGCGCATCGAGGGCGCGGGGCTGGAGTGGGAGGCGGACCTCGATGCCCCGCACCTGGGTTGGCTGCTCGACCACCGCATCGAGGACGAGATCGTCTTCCCGGCCGCGGGCTACACCGAGCTGGCCGTGTGGGCGGGCCGGGAGTCCTACGGGACCGCCGACGGGATCGTCTTCCAGGATCTGCGATTCCGGAAGGCGCTGTACCTCGAGCCGGGTGACCAGCCCCAGGTGCGGCTGACGTTCGACCCTGCCACAGGGGAGTTCGAGGTCAGCAGCGCACGTCGCGGGACGCTGGACTGGACGGCGCACTCGACCGGACGGCTCAGCCTCGGCCGCGCGACCGGGCTCGAGGTGCCGGCTCTCGAGCCGCTCCACGCGCCCGCGCTCGGCGCGGACGCCGTCTACGCGCAGCTGCGCGGCCTGGGGCTGAACTACGGCCCGGAGTTCCGGATGATCGAGGAGCTGCGCCGCGACGGGACGCAGGCCGTCGCCCGGGTGCGGCTCTCGGCCACCGAGTCCGCTGCCGTCGATGACTACGTCATCCACCCCCTGGTCATCGACGCCGCCTTCCAGGTCCTCGCCCTGGCAGCCCTGCCCGGCAGCGAGGGGCGGACCTTCATGCCCGTCGAGGTGGCCGAGGGCCGCGTGCACGGCCGGGTCCCTGCGGAGCTGGTGATGCGGGCCGAGGTGCGCGAGAGCGCGGACGGCGGCTCGATCGAGGGCGACATCTTCGCGTACGCCCCGGACGGCACCCCGGTGCTGCGGATCCTCGGCTGCCGCGCCCAGGACGTGCAGGCGGCTCCGGCCGCTACCGCCCCGATGGGTCACTACACCGTCGAGTGGCGCGAGGCCGAGGAGGAGCTTCCCGCGCCGCCGCGCCCGGCCGGCCGGTGGGTGCTGGTCGGCGAGCACGGCTTCGGCGACGCCCTGGCGGCCGCGCTGACGGCCGCGGGCGCGGCCGTCGAGCGCTGGACCGGGACGCTGGGCACGCTCGAGCTGCGGGAGCGAGCGGCCGCCGCCGCCGACGTGCGCGGGGTCGTCGGCCTCGGTGCCCTGAGCGTCGGCCCGGGCGCGGGGCCGGATGCCGGCGTCGCCGCCGGGGTGCAGGCCATGCGGCTCTTCCAGGCGTGGGCCGACGGCGGGCAGGCCGAGCCGCCGCGGCTCTGGCTCGTCACCGAACGGGCCCAGCCCGTCATGGGGACGGTCGGCAACGCCCTGCAGGCGGTCGTCTGGGGCGTCGGCCGGGTCGGCGGCCACGTCGAGCTGCCCTCGCTGTGGGGCGGGCTCGTGGACATCGACGGCGCGAGCGTGCCGAACGCCGAGCTGGTGGCCGCACAGCTGCTCTCCGGGGACAGCGAGGACCAGGTCGGCGTGTACGCCGGCCGCCGGCACGTCCCGCGCATGGTCGAAGCGCCGGTCGGACGTGGTGCCTGCGCCCCCTTCCGGCGTGACGGCGCCTATCTGGTCACCGGCGGCCTCGGCGCGCTCGGGCTCGTCGTCGCCGGATGGATGGTCGAGCGCGGTGCCCGGCACGTCGTGCTGGTGGGCCGACAGGGGCTGCCCCCGCGGTCGGAATGGCCGGCGAGCACGGACGCGCGTGTCCGCGCCGTCATGGCCCTGGAGGCGAAGGGCGCTTCGGTCGAGGTGCACAGCTGCGACGTCGCCGACGTGGGGGCGCTCACGGAGCTGCGGGACCGGCGGGACCGCGAGGGGCGGGTGCCGATCCGCGGCGTGGTGCACTCGGCGGGCACGTCGATCCCCAAGCTGCTCGTGTCCATGACCGACGACGACTTCCGCTCGATCGCCCGGGCGAAGGTGCAGGGCGGCTGGGCGCTCGACCAGGTCTTCTCGACCGGCCTCGACCTGTTCGTGCTGTTCTCCTCGATCGCGTCGCTCGTCGTCTCTGCCGGACAGGCGAACTACGCTGCAGGCAACGCGTACCTCGACGCCCTCGCCTCCGAGCGGCACGGCCGGGGGGAGCCCGCCACGTCGGTCAACTGGGGGCCGTGGGGCGACGTCGGCATGGCCACCCAGCTCGACCTCGTCTCGTTCTTCGTCTCCAGGGGGCTGCACCCGACCACGTCGGCCCAGGGCACCGCCGCGCTGGGGCAGCTGCTGGCGTCCGGGCTCGCGCAGGTCGCGCCCATCGCCCCGGACTGGCCGACCGCCGTCGCGAGCTACCCGCTGGGCCTCGCGCCGCGGATGCTCGACGACCTGCGGGCCGCGGCGCCCACCGTCGCCGAGCAGGGTGGTGCCGGCTCGGTCATGGGCCGGCTGGACGAGGCCGACGAGGCCGAGCGGCCGGCGATCGTCGCCGACTCCGTGCGCGGACTGGCCGCAGGCGTCCTCCGGTACGCCGCCGGGGACCTTCCGGGCGGCACCCCGCTGACCTCGCTCGGGCTCGACTCGATGATCGCCATCGAGCTGAAGGGCCGGCTGGAGAAGGCCTTGCGGGTCAACGTGCCCATCGTCTCCCTGCTGAAGGGCGCGACGCTCGACGAGCTCGTGACCGCCTGCCAGGACCAGATCGAGCAGCGCCGGGCGGCCCCGGAGCTCGACGAGGAGATCGCAGCAGTCCTCGCGGCCGCCGAGGGCGTCGACATCGCGGACATGGTGGGGGCAGCGACCGATGAGCACTGA
- a CDS encoding NAD-dependent epimerase/dehydratase family protein, which produces MPSDLSHGSNTLNNQQLVIGLGPLGRRVVEELRTRGIPVVAASRNRVEGLGAEWRQLDASDAEQVRAVAADCEVVHLCAAPPLTSWVEEFDALVGGLLDGLRDSGKTLVFASNLYAYGPQQGTLTEASPELATGPKGALRKRLDRRVLDAPGLRTAVVRGASFYGPGVETSMAGRSELAALAAGKPVPALGSVDQPHTMTYIDDFARAMVNVASSDSALGQVWHAPMQEPTTHRELMTAFGEVLGAQPKFRIAGPAVMNLMSLFNPTMKALKETFYTYTSPHVADSSKYAAAFGEAATPLKEAVTLTVQSAGLASSGRS; this is translated from the coding sequence ATGCCATCCGACCTCTCGCACGGGAGCAACACGTTGAACAACCAGCAGCTGGTCATCGGTCTCGGGCCGCTCGGACGCCGCGTGGTCGAGGAGCTGCGCACGCGCGGCATCCCGGTGGTTGCCGCGTCCCGCAACCGGGTCGAGGGCCTGGGCGCCGAGTGGCGGCAGCTGGACGCGAGCGACGCGGAGCAGGTGCGCGCCGTGGCCGCGGACTGCGAGGTGGTGCACCTGTGCGCTGCTCCGCCGCTGACCAGCTGGGTGGAGGAGTTCGACGCGCTGGTGGGAGGCTTGCTCGACGGGCTGCGCGACAGCGGCAAGACCCTCGTCTTCGCGAGCAACCTGTACGCCTACGGCCCGCAGCAGGGCACGCTCACCGAGGCCTCCCCCGAGCTCGCCACCGGGCCGAAGGGCGCGCTGCGCAAGCGGTTGGACCGGCGCGTGCTCGATGCGCCCGGCCTGCGTACCGCTGTCGTCCGCGGCGCGTCGTTCTACGGGCCCGGGGTCGAGACCTCGATGGCCGGCCGTTCCGAGCTCGCCGCTCTGGCCGCCGGGAAGCCGGTGCCCGCGCTCGGCTCGGTCGACCAGCCGCACACCATGACATACATCGACGACTTCGCCCGCGCGATGGTCAATGTCGCCTCGTCGGACTCGGCGCTCGGCCAGGTATGGCACGCGCCCATGCAGGAGCCGACCACCCACCGCGAGCTGATGACGGCGTTCGGCGAGGTGCTGGGCGCACAACCGAAGTTCCGTATCGCGGGCCCCGCGGTCATGAACCTGATGAGCCTCTTCAACCCGACGATGAAGGCGCTCAAGGAGACCTTCTACACGTACACGTCCCCGCACGTCGCCGACAGCTCGAAGTACGCAGCCGCCTTCGGTGAAGCCGCGACGCCGCTCAAGGAGGCCGTGACGCTCACGGTCCAGAGCGCGGGGCTCGCCTCCTCCGGCCGGAGCTGA
- a CDS encoding ScyD/ScyE family protein yields the protein MLRLRTPLLAMGAGALAVAGVLSAPAAGAADGAVTVLASGLEGPREIQFSSDSKLVVAESDNGRVTELNVRNGRTKALATGLTALQGVDARGSALYVAQGETGIGIGDPTDPAQGFNLAEVKHGDVTLVSDLLAYEKANNPDGQAQYAPNGNPYESLSNPYYVLADTSKILVADAGANVVYSVDRKNGRTKTWFNPGVVTTGACEGLPNNPGTVGCDPVPTGIAKAPDGTYYVSTFQSEVPEAGRVYHVRADGSVIDFLDGFSSPTGVAVGDDGSVYVSEMLHGFPGGSEPPPPGADPSDIGRIIKVAPDAERTRTYAQVTMPSGLAFHDGALYASAWSVAVFIGMPSAGQVVRVGDAAFEPAA from the coding sequence ATGCTTCGACTTCGAACACCGCTGCTGGCCATGGGCGCAGGCGCGCTCGCCGTCGCGGGAGTGCTGTCCGCGCCGGCCGCAGGGGCCGCCGACGGCGCCGTGACCGTCCTGGCCAGCGGGCTGGAAGGCCCGCGCGAGATCCAGTTCAGCAGCGACAGCAAGCTCGTCGTGGCCGAGTCCGACAACGGCCGGGTCACCGAGCTCAACGTGAGGAACGGCAGGACCAAGGCCCTCGCGACGGGCCTCACCGCCCTGCAGGGCGTCGACGCCCGCGGCAGCGCGCTCTACGTCGCACAGGGCGAGACCGGGATCGGCATCGGCGACCCGACCGACCCGGCCCAGGGGTTCAACCTGGCGGAGGTCAAGCACGGCGACGTCACGCTGGTATCGGACCTGCTGGCCTACGAGAAGGCCAACAACCCCGACGGCCAGGCGCAGTACGCGCCGAACGGCAACCCGTACGAGTCGCTCTCGAACCCGTACTACGTCCTCGCCGACACGTCCAAGATCCTCGTCGCCGACGCCGGCGCGAACGTCGTCTACTCGGTGGACCGGAAGAACGGCCGCACCAAGACGTGGTTCAACCCCGGCGTCGTCACGACCGGCGCCTGCGAGGGGCTGCCGAACAACCCCGGCACGGTGGGCTGCGACCCGGTCCCGACCGGCATCGCGAAGGCTCCCGACGGCACCTACTACGTCTCGACCTTCCAGTCGGAGGTGCCCGAGGCCGGCCGCGTCTACCACGTGCGCGCCGATGGCTCGGTCATCGACTTCCTCGACGGCTTCAGCTCGCCGACCGGGGTCGCCGTCGGTGACGACGGGTCGGTCTACGTCTCGGAGATGCTGCACGGCTTCCCCGGCGGGAGCGAGCCGCCGCCCCCGGGCGCCGACCCCTCCGACATCGGCCGCATCATCAAGGTCGCCCCGGACGCCGAGCGCACCCGCACGTACGCGCAGGTGACGATGCCTTCCGGGCTCGCCTTCCACGACGGCGCGCTGTACGCGTCCGCCTGGTCGGTCGCCGTCTTCATCGGCATGCCGAGCGCCGGGCAGGTCGTCCGGGTCGGGGACGCCGCCTTCGAGCCGGCGGCCTGA
- a CDS encoding DUF7059 domain-containing protein — MTPSSESTSTTTGTATGTGGAERPFPSLSREDARALRAAFVRAGYTADAVLELLGPAAQAALERNEGVPARRRTSRPEVAGRPLTTLARLFLLQLPVPEDDAAAALPLEAAVAGGLVTRRDGWVRAELDVRPYGADDAPADGWYVVGDLDSRLDGTAREVRRDHVLGVGGASATLAQITPRDGVGRALDLGTGGGVQALHLTRHAGAVVATDVLPRALALARLTAALNEVELDLREGSLVEPVAGETFDLVVSNPPFVIGAPEVHTYRDAGLPLDTLCRQLLAEVPPLLAEGGLFVMIGDWVRLRGEQPHERARGWLPTGESFESLLVVRDEEDPAAYVSTWLRDAGEQGASDATERYDRWLAGLEEAGVEAVEFGWFLVRRRGSGPARQVVLDWPHPVEQPAAWWLSDRLDAERWLAERDDPALLQARLRVRDDVVQEQHGEPGAEEPSTIVLRQQRGQRAADSVSTEAAALVGASDGTLPVGALVEAVAQVLEQDPGELRPRLLGELRGLVRCGTLVPVEPG, encoded by the coding sequence GTGACGCCCAGCTCCGAGAGCACCAGCACCACGACAGGCACGGCGACAGGGACGGGCGGGGCCGAGCGGCCCTTCCCGTCCCTGTCCCGTGAGGACGCCCGTGCGCTGCGAGCCGCCTTCGTCCGCGCCGGCTACACAGCGGACGCGGTGCTCGAGCTGCTGGGCCCGGCGGCGCAGGCCGCGCTGGAGCGCAACGAGGGGGTGCCGGCGCGCCGCCGCACCTCCCGGCCGGAGGTCGCGGGCCGGCCGCTGACGACGCTGGCCCGGCTCTTCCTCCTCCAGCTGCCGGTGCCGGAGGACGACGCGGCCGCCGCTCTGCCGCTCGAGGCGGCCGTCGCGGGCGGGCTAGTGACCCGGCGGGACGGGTGGGTCCGCGCCGAGCTCGACGTCCGGCCGTACGGCGCCGACGATGCCCCCGCGGACGGCTGGTACGTCGTCGGGGACCTGGACAGCCGGCTGGACGGCACGGCCCGGGAGGTACGCCGTGACCACGTCCTCGGAGTCGGCGGGGCGAGCGCGACCCTGGCCCAGATCACCCCGCGCGACGGGGTGGGACGTGCGCTCGACCTCGGCACCGGCGGCGGGGTGCAGGCGCTGCACCTGACCCGGCACGCCGGTGCCGTCGTCGCCACCGACGTCCTGCCGCGCGCGCTCGCACTCGCCCGGCTGACCGCCGCGCTCAACGAGGTCGAGCTCGACCTGCGCGAGGGCAGCCTGGTCGAGCCGGTCGCGGGGGAGACGTTCGACCTCGTGGTGTCGAACCCGCCGTTCGTCATCGGGGCGCCCGAGGTGCACACCTACCGCGACGCGGGCCTGCCGCTGGACACCCTGTGCCGGCAGCTGCTGGCCGAGGTGCCGCCGCTGCTCGCCGAGGGCGGCCTCTTCGTGATGATCGGGGACTGGGTACGCCTGCGCGGCGAGCAGCCGCACGAGCGGGCGCGGGGGTGGCTCCCGACCGGCGAGAGCTTCGAGTCGCTGCTCGTGGTCCGCGACGAGGAGGACCCGGCGGCGTACGTCTCGACCTGGCTGCGTGACGCCGGCGAGCAGGGCGCGTCCGACGCGACCGAGCGCTACGACCGCTGGCTGGCCGGGCTCGAGGAGGCCGGGGTCGAGGCGGTCGAGTTCGGCTGGTTCCTCGTCCGCCGTCGCGGGAGCGGGCCGGCGCGCCAGGTCGTGCTCGACTGGCCGCACCCGGTCGAGCAGCCGGCGGCCTGGTGGCTGAGCGATCGGCTGGACGCCGAGCGCTGGCTGGCCGAGCGCGACGACCCGGCCCTGCTGCAGGCGCGGCTCCGCGTCCGCGACGACGTCGTGCAGGAGCAGCACGGCGAGCCGGGGGCGGAGGAGCCGTCGACGATCGTGCTTCGCCAGCAGCGCGGGCAGCGGGCGGCCGACTCCGTCTCCACCGAGGCCGCCGCGCTCGTGGGCGCGAGCGACGGGACGCTGCCGGTGGGCGCGCTGGTGGAAGCGGTCGCGCAGGTGCTCGAGCAGGACCCGGGGGAGCTGCGGCCACGGCTGCTCGGGGAGCTGCGCGGGCTGGTCCGCTGCGGCACGCTGGTTCCTGTCGAGCCCGGCTGA